A region from the Nitrososphaera sp. genome encodes:
- a CDS encoding Hsp20/alpha crystallin family protein codes for MASRKNRITVHKGTHKSAKRLDDVFEDFRQEIERMVSGSLPALAFPAPGFAGSALIERDLPRLPLCDMVDRGSKYELYVEVPGIDREKIKVHGTRGGVEISGEQSEASSEKARNYVYNERSFKSFYRNIATPEEIIPSKIAARMANGILTVEMPKSPSAAVKERGVRVEIK; via the coding sequence ATGGCATCACGCAAAAACAGAATCACGGTTCACAAAGGCACGCATAAATCTGCAAAGCGGCTCGACGATGTTTTTGAAGACTTTAGGCAGGAAATCGAGAGGATGGTTTCCGGCTCTCTTCCAGCCCTGGCTTTTCCGGCGCCCGGGTTTGCCGGGTCTGCGCTCATTGAAAGAGACCTGCCCAGGCTTCCGCTCTGCGACATGGTCGATAGGGGCAGCAAGTACGAACTGTATGTAGAAGTCCCGGGGATAGACAGAGAGAAAATAAAAGTGCATGGAACGAGGGGTGGAGTAGAGATATCAGGCGAGCAATCAGAAGCAAGCTCGGAGAAGGCAAGGAACTATGTCTACAACGAGAGGTCGTTCAAGTCGTTTTACAGAAACATTGCGACGCCTGAAGAAATAATTCCTTCCAAAATAGCCGCCAGAATGGCAAACGGAATCCTTACGGTTGAAATGCCAAAAAGCCCGTCAGCCGCTGTAAAAGAAAGGGGCGTCAGGGTAGAGATAAAATGA